The following are encoded together in the Salvia hispanica cultivar TCC Black 2014 chromosome 6, UniMelb_Shisp_WGS_1.0, whole genome shotgun sequence genome:
- the LOC125192235 gene encoding probable F-box protein At3g61730 translates to MGKRLRRSRSICCCASPRSSHRTPHAIFSWYEEDVWTEVAKYLDGRSLVMLAVTCKWFHRIMMEDSVWKYACLRDLQVPDPGNVPFKWIELYTTAFDGSHTYMFRQQEKHIDWMRIGAFLFDSPDALLTESLIESIKTPKEETTEKLFHKEGFCLLNNIKTGIWIADLQLVRCPVCDLDTCDGTMQTLDARHIELFLSEEYHSGIWDYYLLGSHNINKQADGASGGIFDLKHINDESTSDIFDYKTWVGKRIDWQPKTKITLHAVAVNTNLQENEGLQIKYHAMRAGKGGEVVSIRISQQLR, encoded by the exons ATGGGGAAGAGATTGAGGAGATCGCGATCAATATGCTGCTGCGCCTCCCCACGCTCATCGCACCGGACTCCTCATGCGATTTTCAGCTG GTATGAAGAGGATGTATGGACTGAGGTTGCCAAATATTTGGATGGGAGATCTCTAGTGATGCTTGCTGTAACTTGCAAATGGTTTCATCGCATTATGATGGAAGACAGTGTGTGGAAATATGCATGCTTGCGCGACCTTCAAGTTCCTGACCCTGGAAACGTCCCATTCAAATGGATCGAACTCTACACCACAGCTTTCG ATGGAAGTCACACTTACATGTTTCGTCAGCAGGAGAAGCATATTG ATTGGATGCGAATTGGAGCTTTCTTGTTTGACTCACCCGACGCTCTCCTTACTGAGAGTCTAATAGAAAGCATAAAAACTCCCAAAGAGGAGACAACGGAAAAGTTGTTTCACAAAGAAGGCTTCTGTTTgttaaacaatattaaaacTGGAATCTGGATTGCTG ACTTGCAGCTAGTCCGGTGTCCTGTCTGTGACCTTGACACATGTGATG GAACAATGCAGACACTGGATGCAAGGCATATTGAACTCTTTTTGAGTGAGGAATATCATAGTGGGATCTGGGACTACTATCTTTTAGGATCCCATAACATCAACAAGCAGGCTGATGGGGCTTCTGGTGGGATTTTCGACCTCAAACATATCAACGATGAATCAACCTCTG ATATCTTTGATTACAAAACATGGGTGGGAAAACGAATTGACTGGCAACCAAAAACAAAGATAACTCTTCACGCGGTAGCAGTAAACACTAATTTGCAAGAGAATGAAG GTCTTCAGATCAAATACCATGCAATGAGGGCTGGGAAAGGCGGTGAAGTCGTATCAATTCGTATATCTCAACAGCTGCGCTAA